The following is a genomic window from bacterium.
TTCTTCATGGAGGTCCCGGTTACACACACGAATTCTTAGAATCATTTGCCGACCATTTGCCACAGGCAGGGATCGAAATCTATTTTTACGAACAACTGGGTTGTTACTTTTCAGATCAACCCCACGACCAGGGGTTATGGACACTCCAACGATATGTGAATGAAGTGGAACAAGTGCGGAGGGCACTGGGCTTGGAAAAATTCATCCTGTTCGGTTACTCATGGGGTGGACAGCTCGCGCTCCAATACGCCGTGAAATATCCGCAATTCCTGAAAGGCTTGATTGTGTCAAACGTCTCCTACAGCGAAGAAGCAATCAAAGCCAGGATTAAAGAAGTAGAAGGCAGGATTGTCCGTCAAAACCCCGATTTACTGAAAGAGGATACGAAACGCAAAAACGGCCTATCTTACGATTCAACCTATTTGAAAAATCGAATAGATAAGATTTTTGGCGAACAATATTACAAAATTCCGGTGATCTTGAAGAATGAATCATTCTCGAGATCCGTAAGACACCGGAATTTAGTTGTATTTGATTCAGTCCAGGAGGATTTGAAAAGAACGAACTGGAGCGTCTGGGATCAATTGCCGAAAATCTCGGCTCCTGTTTTGCTTATGACAGGAGGTGAAGACTACGCGAGCAGCCCCGAAGACGTTCGAAAGATGTGCAGCCGGATTCAGACGTGCATTACATATATTGCGGAGAAGGGAAGTCATTTACTGTTTCACGACGATCCTGATGCTTATTTTCATGCTCTGATTTCCTTTGTAAAAACTATCAACTCCGAATTTGCAAACGCCACAATTCCAACATGAGTACAGCCCACAAAGATTTACTGTGATCGTACGTCCCTTGTTGATGCTCTTGCCATTTTTGCCGAAGTAACGCGCTACCGGGAAAGAATTGCGAGTTCAAAACAGCGCGTTCCGCCAGTTGTTTGAGCTCACCACGAATCCATTCGCTGGCTGGTGATCCGAATCCATGTTTCGGTTTGCTCAGAACCCAGGAAGGCAGGTATTTTGCGGCGACCTTTCGAAATAACCTTTTGGTTGAAGTCCGCGAAACTTTGTACTTAACAGGCAAACGATTCATGAATTCAATTAAATCGCGATGCAAATAGGGCACGCGAGATTCCAGACCAAACGCCATCGTACAGCGGTCCTCTTTCACAAGGAGATCTTCCGGAAGATAAAAGTCGTAATCGAATCGCATCATGTTTTCTACGATCGTTCCATTTGTGGAAGAGAACAGCGTTTCCACAGGTACAGGTTCTTTGCCGCTAAGTTTCCTGATTTCATCCAAACTAAAAACTGCATTGAGCTGCCAGTTGGGAGGAATTTGGGGCGACAGATCGGAGAATCGTTGTAACAGCAGGGCCCGTTCTTCCCAGAGTGAGCGACGCGATGCCGGAAGCAATCCGACTGTTTTGCGAATCGTCTGGCGAACGGCGCCCGGCAGCGAGGTATAAGCTGATGCCCAGTGCGCCGCCATGTATTTTCGATAGCCGCCAAAGATTTCATCGCCTCCAGTTCCGGACAGTGCAACTTTCACATGTTTGGATGTGAGTCTCGCCAGCCCTGAAGTTGGAACAGCAGAAGAATCTGCGAAGGGTTCACCAAAGACGGATGCAAGCCCGGTCACGAGCTCTACCAAAGGTTCGGAAACGACAAAATCGTGATGTTCCGTATTGAATTGTTTTGCAATTTTTTCGGCATCAGGTCTTTCATCGTAATAGCCCATTCCGGAAAAGCCGGCGGTGAACGTTTGCACGCGCCGGCCCGCGATCCGGCTCATGAACGCCACGATCAGACTGGAGTCTATTCCACCGCTGAGAAATGCTCCGACAGGAACGTCGCTGATCATTTGTTGTTCTACGGAGTTCAAAAGCAATTGCTCCAAATCCTCTTCAGGATGTTCCGGAACATGGATTTCTGATGGAATCTTCCAATAGGGGTGGATTTCGACTCCGTTGGATGAGACACGAATGCAGGATCCGGCGTTGAGTTTTCGAATTTTCGCATAAGGTGTAAAGGGAGCTGGGAAATACCCCAGTTGCAAATACAAGGACAGTGCGTCCTGATCGATGTCAGCGGAAACCAATTGTGAAGCGAGCAGCGCGCGCGGTTCGGAAGCAAAGAGAAATTTTTCGTGGTCCTGATAGTAATAGAGTGGTTTGATTCCTGCGTGATCGCGCGCGAGAAAGAGCTCCTGGTTTTGTTCATCCAGAACTCCGATCGCGAACATCCCGTTCAGCAACGGCCAGGTATTTTCCTGATGTTGTTGAAACAACCGGAGGATCACTTCCGTATCCGAATGTGAGAAGAAGGGAGTTGAGGGGGAGAGCTGTTTGCGCAACTCGCGGAAGTTGTAAATTTCGCCGTTAAAAATTACAGCGAATCGTCTGGACTCGTCACACATCGGCTGTGACGCGGCGGCGCTGAGATCGATAATGCTTAACCGGCGATAGCCGAGTAAAGCTTGTTTTCCAAAATAAAAACCTTCGTGATCCGGACCGCGATGGGAAAGCGCGGCGACCATTTTGCGCAACGGAGTTTCCGGTAAAACTTGAGGCTGGAAGAAGAAGATGCCGGCGATTCCGCACATTCTTCTGAGATTATACTCTCTTAAGCTCCTTGAGCTTCCTGAACTTCGTCCTTCACCAGGCAACCTTCCTTCTGATACTGCACGAAGAGTTGTCCCCAGGGCGATTCCTTTTTCCACTGTTCAAAGATCTTCTTTTCTTTGAAAGTCCAGCGGTAATAATCGTGGTAGGTCTCCGAAACGAGATTCGGAAAATGAACGATGGGAGTATGGAAGATCAGTTTCTGGAAAATCTTTGTCGGACCGTACCAGGCCAGCCATCCGAGAAAACTGTGGAGAGTTTGAGTCACGCGAAATCCCCAGCTTTCATTCGCAACGTCCGGATGTCCGGTGATTTCGATTTCGCGTGGATCGCCAACGCCGAGTTTTGCCTCATGGGCGATGAGAATATAAGGAATCGACATGGGATCGAAGCCCATCATTTTTGCGGCGACTGCATCGATCGCAACCTGATCTCCGGAAGCGAGGATGACATCCTTTCGAGTCGGCACCATAATGCGCGGGCCAGCTCCATTACCGGATGTGGTCCCATCCATGACCGCGAAAATTCCGGAATGAATTTCCTTTTGAATGCGAAGTAAAT
Proteins encoded in this region:
- the asnB gene encoding asparagine synthase (glutamine-hydrolyzing) produces the protein MCGIAGIFFFQPQVLPETPLRKMVAALSHRGPDHEGFYFGKQALLGYRRLSIIDLSAAASQPMCDESRRFAVIFNGEIYNFRELRKQLSPSTPFFSHSDTEVILRLFQQHQENTWPLLNGMFAIGVLDEQNQELFLARDHAGIKPLYYYQDHEKFLFASEPRALLASQLVSADIDQDALSLYLQLGYFPAPFTPYAKIRKLNAGSCIRVSSNGVEIHPYWKIPSEIHVPEHPEEDLEQLLLNSVEQQMISDVPVGAFLSGGIDSSLIVAFMSRIAGRRVQTFTAGFSGMGYYDERPDAEKIAKQFNTEHHDFVVSEPLVELVTGLASVFGEPFADSSAVPTSGLARLTSKHVKVALSGTGGDEIFGGYRKYMAAHWASAYTSLPGAVRQTIRKTVGLLPASRRSLWEERALLLQRFSDLSPQIPPNWQLNAVFSLDEIRKLSGKEPVPVETLFSSTNGTIVENMMRFDYDFYLPEDLLVKEDRCTMAFGLESRVPYLHRDLIEFMNRLPVKYKVSRTSTKRLFRKVAAKYLPSWVLSKPKHGFGSPASEWIRGELKQLAERAVLNSQFFPGSALLRQKWQEHQQGTYDHSKSLWAVLMLELWRLQIRS